The Spiroplasma apis B31 genomic sequence GTATAATATACGAAATCGAAGGAGAACTTCTTATAAACAACAAATTGAATAAGACAAGTTTTGTTGTTGAAACAGTTAAACAGGTTAAAGAACTTACAAGTGATTTAATCATACATTATTTAAGTTCATCTTTATTCCCAACTATTGGTAAAACTCTTGCCAAAAATATTTTTGATTTCTTTAAAGACGATGTATTCAAAAAAATTCTTGATAACCCAAATGATCTTATGTTAGTAAAAGGGATGACTAAAGAAAAATCACAAATAATTCAAGATGTAGTTAAAAAAAATTTCAATGAGAACCCAATTTTAGATACTTTTTTAAACAATAATTTGAAAATTGAATTCTATAACAGATTGCAAATGGATTTTGAGAACAAAGAAGAGATGTCATGAGTCTTAAAAAATGATTTTTACAAATATGCAAATAACAGCGGATTGAGTCCATTTGAAGAGGTAGACAAAGTAGCTTTGGCATTCGGTGAACCTTACGATAGTGAAAAAAGAATATCTTGATGAGCTAATATGTTGACAACCAATATACTTTTTAAAACAGGAGATACTTATACTGATTTAATAACACTTAGAAAAGAACTTATTAAGCATTTTCCTCATATTGATAATATTGACTCTAAATTATTGTATGCAAAACAAGAAAAAATATTATACTTTCAAAATAAAAAGGTGTATACAAAAGAAAGCTTTGAAGATGAAGAATACATAGCAAAAATTCTTAATGAAACAAACGAAGTATATCCATCTGATAAATGTAATAAAAGTTTTGATGAAATATTGACCGAAGTTGAAGAACATATCTCAAATACATTAAATATTGAAGGATTTAAATATAATGAGGAACAAGTTGAAGCATTAGAAAGTTTCTATACTTCCAACCTAATTATAATTACAGGTGGGCCAGGTACTGGTAAAACAACTGTGATTATGGGTTTAGTTAAAATGTATGAAATCATGTTTAATCTAGAAAGTTATGCGATAGCTGCTCCAACAGGAAGAGCTGCTGGTAGAATTAAAGAAGCATCAGGCTATTCAGCTACTACAATCCATAAACTATTGAAGTACTCTGGTAACGATAAATTTGATTTAGATGAAAAAAATCCTACATTCAAGGACCTTGTAATTCTTGATGAATGTTCAATGATTGATAATCATTTGTTCGCTTGTCTATTAAAAGGTGTATTGATAGAAAAAAAACTAGTACTTGTTGGTGATGTTGACCAACTTCCAAGTGTAAATTACGGTAACCTTTTTCAAGATTTAATTGAAAGTAATAAGTTCAAAATTATCACTTTGACAAAAAATAATCGTCAAACAAATCATGAAGGTAAAGAAAATAAAATAATAAAATTGGCAAACTCAATCAAAGAATCAACTATAAGAAACTTTGATTTTGTTGATTCTGATAATCTACATTTTATTTTTAATGAAAATAATGATGCTCTTTTAAGTGAAATTAAAAAAATTTATTCAGAATATAGACCACTTATATTGGAAGATGAGTTAACAGACATTCAAATTGTGGCACCAATGTACAAAAATAACTTGGGGATCATTAATTTGAATGAAGAAATTCAAGAACTCGTAAATCCAGCTCGTCTACACGAGAATGTTTATAAACGTGGTGCATATGAATATAGAAAAAATGATAAAGTAATGTATATTGAAAACGACCCTAAATTAGAGCTATCAAATGGAGATATAGGTTTTATAGAAAAATTAACTTTCGATAATAAAAAACTAGAATATGGTTACATAAATTTCAATGCTAGATCAAAATTCTTTAAACCTGAGGGTTTTTCTAAAATCAATTTAAATTATGCTTGTAGTATTCATAAGACTCAAGGGAGTGAATATAATACAGTAATTTTAGTATTAGATGACACAAACAAGTCTACTAACTTCTTTACAAATAAAAAAATGATTTACACTGCCATAACTAGAGCCAAGAAAAATTTATTTATCCTATCAAAT encodes the following:
- the recD2 gene encoding SF1B family DNA helicase RecD2, whose translation is MQTLKGKVKKFIYNSDNFGVAIFNLIDNEKKSIVITGPITIMKLGIIYEIEGELLINNKLNKTSFVVETVKQVKELTSDLIIHYLSSSLFPTIGKTLAKNIFDFFKDDVFKKILDNPNDLMLVKGMTKEKSQIIQDVVKKNFNENPILDTFLNNNLKIEFYNRLQMDFENKEEMSWVLKNDFYKYANNSGLSPFEEVDKVALAFGEPYDSEKRISWWANMLTTNILFKTGDTYTDLITLRKELIKHFPHIDNIDSKLLYAKQEKILYFQNKKVYTKESFEDEEYIAKILNETNEVYPSDKCNKSFDEILTEVEEHISNTLNIEGFKYNEEQVEALESFYTSNLIIITGGPGTGKTTVIMGLVKMYEIMFNLESYAIAAPTGRAAGRIKEASGYSATTIHKLLKYSGNDKFDLDEKNPTFKDLVILDECSMIDNHLFACLLKGVLIEKKLVLVGDVDQLPSVNYGNLFQDLIESNKFKIITLTKNNRQTNHEGKENKIIKLANSIKESTIRNFDFVDSDNLHFIFNENNDALLSEIKKIYSEYRPLILEDELTDIQIVAPMYKNNLGIINLNEEIQELVNPARLHENVYKRGAYEYRKNDKVMYIENDPKLELSNGDIGFIEKLTFDNKKLEYGYINFNARSKFFKPEGFSKINLNYACSIHKTQGSEYNTVILVLDDTNKSTNFFTNKKMIYTAITRAKKNLFILSNKELFLRACSREMNHRKSTLKEKIIN